A genomic segment from Candidatus Methylacidiphilales bacterium encodes:
- a CDS encoding glucose-1-phosphate adenylyltransferase, whose product MPKNYPDLGRVIGVILGGGAGTRLFPLTKERAKPAVPLAGKYRLVDIPISLCINSGIKRIFLLTQYLSSSLHRHVYQSYRFDDYHPRGFIEIMAATQKVDSSGWYQGTADAVRQNLTHFNNHDHEWVLILSGDQLYRMDFRKIIAQHVSTGADVTVATIPVAREPARSFGIMQINEHHEIVRFVEKPKQDELLDTLRIGREALSQIGKPEDHDLFLASMGIYVFNRRVLQEALDDPAGQDFGKDIIPGLIGKKKIYSYVYQGYWEDIGTIRAFYDANLDLVEPLPKFDFFDSNSPIYTRGRFLPSSKVNESRIERSIIADGCVLSKAEITHSIIGIRSRIESGVQIRDSIVMGSDYYETDASLEKNARTKRPAIGIGANSRIQGAIIDKNARIGCNVVIRAEGKVENIDSELYHVRDGIVIIPKNTVVPDGTVI is encoded by the coding sequence ATGCCCAAAAATTACCCTGATCTTGGCCGTGTCATCGGCGTCATTTTGGGCGGCGGCGCGGGCACGCGGCTTTTCCCTTTGACCAAGGAACGGGCCAAACCCGCGGTCCCTTTGGCCGGCAAATACCGGCTGGTTGATATCCCGATCAGCTTGTGCATCAACTCAGGCATTAAGCGCATCTTCCTGCTTACGCAATACTTAAGTTCATCCCTGCACCGCCATGTTTATCAAAGTTACCGTTTTGATGACTACCATCCGCGCGGATTTATTGAAATCATGGCGGCCACGCAAAAGGTCGATAGCAGCGGATGGTATCAGGGCACGGCCGATGCGGTGCGGCAAAATCTCACCCATTTCAACAATCACGACCATGAATGGGTGTTGATCCTGTCGGGCGACCAGCTTTACCGGATGGATTTTAGAAAGATCATAGCGCAGCATGTTTCCACCGGGGCGGATGTGACCGTGGCCACCATACCGGTTGCGAGGGAACCCGCCCGCAGTTTTGGGATCATGCAGATCAACGAGCATCACGAGATCGTGCGTTTTGTTGAAAAACCCAAGCAGGACGAGTTGCTCGATACGTTGCGGATTGGACGCGAGGCTTTGTCGCAAATTGGCAAACCGGAGGATCATGACTTGTTCCTGGCCTCGATGGGGATTTATGTGTTCAACCGGAGAGTGCTGCAGGAAGCGTTGGACGATCCTGCCGGCCAGGATTTTGGCAAGGACATCATTCCCGGCCTGATTGGAAAGAAAAAAATCTATTCCTATGTTTACCAGGGTTACTGGGAGGATATCGGCACCATCCGCGCCTTTTACGATGCCAATCTGGATCTGGTTGAGCCGTTGCCCAAGTTTGATTTTTTTGACAGCAATTCGCCGATTTACACCCGGGGGCGTTTTTTGCCGTCTTCAAAAGTGAATGAAAGCCGGATCGAGCGTTCCATTATAGCGGACGGCTGCGTGCTTTCAAAGGCGGAAATCACGCATTCCATCATCGGAATCCGCAGCCGGATTGAGTCCGGAGTGCAGATCCGCGATTCGATTGTCATGGGATCGGATTATTACGAGACGGATGCCAGTCTGGAAAAAAACGCGCGTACGAAGCGTCCGGCCATCGGCATCGGGGCGAACAGCCGGATCCAGGGGGCGATCATTGACAAGAATGCCCGCATCGGATGCAATGTGGTGATCCGGGCGGAGGGAAAGGTTGAGAATATCGATTCGGAGCTTTACCATGTCAGGGACGGAATCGTCATCATCCCCAAAAACACGGTTGTACCCGATGGCACGGTCATCTGA